The stretch of DNA TCCAAAATGCCACAAATCATCCTTCAGTAGCTGTGATTCCGGAACATGGATCTGTCCAACCTGCAACAATGATCTTACAATTTTCAATACTCAAGATGCAGAGACTCACAAACAAAGCAAGCCGCGATTATTTCTTATTAAAAATAGTAATCTACAAGAAAACCCACAATTAAACGCCCAAATTAAACCTTACACTTTCAAATCATTCGACTAGAAGCAGGACTTAATAATGGTCCTGTTTTTTGTTGCAAATCATTCACAAATATTTTTCACTGTAAGCAGAATTAGACACTTTTCGAGGCGGAAAAGGTGTATAATATAGTCAAACGGGTGAAAAAGAGGATTGATATTTTGTTATTCAAAAGCCTAGAGTTCAAAAATGTTGTTGGACAGAAGGTTAAAGTCATGGAAATTCCTGTATTGGAGGAAGATAGTACTTATAAATTTATGATCCAAGTCCGTTTACAGACGTTTTTAACGTCCATTAATCAGGAAAGCAAACCTAAGAGATGCTACTCC from Bacillus sp. SLBN-46 encodes:
- a CDS encoding DUF2535 family protein is translated as MLFKSLEFKNVVGQKVKVMEIPVLEEDSTYKFMIQVRLQTFLTSINQESKPKRCYSFKDYLKKVMKWPDYEQLFKVGELKNNA